In a single window of the Ancylothrix sp. D3o genome:
- a CDS encoding response regulator: MPKPAILCVDDETVILNSLKIQLKKEFGNAYLYEVAESADEALEIIEELKQDQTDILVIVSDWLMPGIKGDEFLIKVHEKYPNIIKVMLTGQADESAIQRVKEQANLYACLHKPWDNQVLVNTIKNGLEKP; this comes from the coding sequence ATGCCCAAACCTGCCATCCTCTGCGTCGATGATGAAACAGTCATTCTCAATAGCCTGAAAATCCAACTCAAAAAAGAATTCGGCAACGCCTACCTCTACGAAGTCGCCGAAAGCGCCGACGAAGCCCTAGAAATCATCGAAGAACTCAAACAAGACCAAACCGATATCCTCGTCATCGTTTCCGACTGGTTAATGCCCGGAATAAAAGGCGACGAATTTCTAATAAAAGTTCACGAAAAATATCCCAACATCATCAAAGTAATGCTCACCGGCCAAGCCGACGAAAGCGCCATTCAAAGAGTAAAAGAACAAGCAAACCTCTACGCCTGCCTGCATAAGCCCTGGGACAACCAAGTATTAGTCAACACCATAAAAAACGGCCTAGAAAAACCATGA
- a CDS encoding aliphatic sulfonate ABC transporter substrate-binding protein, whose protein sequence is MKKRRFIAFVVGVSLSFSLIFIPKIFQQNHSKTTPSNSPALTKVVRIGHQPHGTFLYLKISHNLEKRLSRLGYSVEWTEFAAGPPILAALGEGKIDMGYAGVVPAIFAQANDIPLVYIGYDPSLPDSIGILVRQNSPIQTLADLKGKKITAPAKTASHYLLIRALLKADLSLNDVNFVDLPPLQGQEAFKQGKVDAWIGWHPFLGELQDTMPVRLLTNSQGLMNDKNFYLASRSFAENQSQLIRIIMEESRQVGQWATEQPEAAAEVLSSNAKIEPNIALKLTKARRFEALPMEYRAVEEQQRIAETFYRLGFLPKRIWVEDAVWKQTLNNWGE, encoded by the coding sequence ATGAAAAAACGACGGTTTATTGCCTTTGTTGTTGGAGTTTCTCTTTCTTTCAGCTTGATTTTTATTCCCAAAATTTTCCAGCAAAATCACTCTAAAACAACCCCTAGCAACTCACCGGCACTCACGAAAGTTGTCCGTATTGGTCATCAACCACACGGCACTTTTTTGTATTTAAAAATCAGCCACAATTTAGAAAAACGTCTTTCCCGATTGGGTTATTCTGTGGAATGGACAGAATTTGCCGCCGGCCCGCCGATTTTGGCAGCCTTGGGAGAGGGAAAAATTGATATGGGGTATGCCGGTGTTGTGCCAGCAATTTTTGCTCAAGCTAACGATATTCCCTTAGTTTATATCGGTTACGATCCGTCTTTGCCCGATAGTATTGGGATTTTAGTCCGCCAAAATTCTCCTATTCAAACCTTAGCCGATCTCAAAGGCAAAAAAATTACAGCCCCCGCAAAAACTGCGAGTCATTATTTATTAATTCGCGCCTTACTTAAAGCCGATTTAAGTTTAAATGATGTTAATTTTGTAGATTTACCACCGCTGCAAGGCCAAGAAGCTTTTAAACAAGGCAAGGTTGATGCTTGGATTGGCTGGCACCCTTTTTTAGGAGAATTACAAGACACCATGCCGGTGCGTTTGCTAACCAATTCTCAAGGATTGATGAATGACAAAAACTTTTATTTAGCCAGCCGATCTTTTGCAGAAAACCAAAGTCAACTCATCAGAATTATTATGGAAGAATCGCGCCAAGTTGGCCAGTGGGCCACCGAACAGCCAGAAGCCGCAGCAGAAGTTCTCAGCAGCAACGCTAAGATTGAACCGAATATTGCATTAAAATTAACAAAAGCTCGTCGATTTGAAGCCTTACCGATGGAATATCGCGCCGTCGAAGAGCAGCAACGCATTGCCGAAACCTTTTATCGTTTGGGGTTCTTACCTAAGCGAATTTGGGTTGAAGATGCCGTGTGGAAGCAAACATTAAATAATTGGGGTGAGTAA
- a CDS encoding PAS domain-containing sensor histidine kinase — MRSITNQLRYGLVSLTVFSVLLVGGALTYLSWQQQAEQTKLLQQTSVEKAAGEIRAYLDRLQRQLNYLSELNGLAEFDEDTQRRILEGLVNSNSAYEMAGILNEKNQIIEAMSPYEPLSLASPEITKILSDSKLFNLTFTKGQNYISPVEFDPKTNLTTVTLAVPIRNRNSQIAGVLFGKINLNFLDHILSRTLVGKTGYTYILDNRAVLIAKKDTNLNNFKTQTLKDQPFVKTLFQTAVSATNQPPIIYQGLNGKQVLGSATLVRRMQWLVVVELPTKEAYEPVIRMILVMVSATGFSTLLAVFVSLAFAKSIIIPLQFLTKAASQMSSGQLNTRVQIRKKNELGTLGDSFNEMAKRLQESFNELQQSEQKIRQFLEALPIGIFIIDKHGNPYYANSRSTELLGRGITKDENYDHLREIYQAYHIETGEIYPQENDPLFCALKGQCTRIEDMEIRQKNQSIPLEVWATPICDEQGEVLYAIAAFTDITLRKKAEKLLAEYNRILEQQVAERTQELSQALENLQTTQQELIQSEKMAALGQVVAGVAHEVNTPLGAIRSSAQNIDDFFQKNSLKLPEFFQEITSENLYYFSAILEQSRQISPPLSTKEKRQLRKALISRLEDHSIPNSDIVADTLVDLNCYDKLDSFLPFLQQPESPEILQKIYEISTLQKSTDTILLATDKAAKIVFALKTYSRSSSSEEKTLIPVSEGIETVLTLYSNYLKKGVELIRNYEPNLPPILCYPDELNQVWTNLIHNAIQAMDYKGVLEIAIQKQAQNIAISFTDNGPGIPPEIMPKIFQPFFTTKPAGEGTGLGLDIVSKIIEKHSGKITVESQPGQTTFTIWLPI, encoded by the coding sequence ATGCGCTCCATTACCAATCAATTGCGTTATGGTTTAGTATCCCTCACAGTTTTTAGCGTGCTTTTGGTAGGAGGTGCGCTGACATATCTCTCATGGCAACAACAGGCGGAACAAACAAAACTGTTGCAACAAACCTCCGTAGAAAAAGCCGCCGGAGAAATTAGAGCTTATTTGGATAGATTACAACGTCAACTTAATTATTTATCAGAGTTGAATGGGCTGGCAGAGTTTGATGAAGACACCCAACGCAGGATTTTAGAAGGCTTAGTAAATAGCAATAGCGCTTATGAAATGGCGGGAATTTTAAACGAAAAAAATCAAATTATTGAGGCCATGTCGCCCTATGAGCCATTGTCTTTAGCAAGTCCAGAAATTACTAAAATTTTATCAGATTCAAAGTTATTTAATCTGACCTTTACTAAAGGCCAAAACTACATCAGTCCTGTAGAATTTGATCCAAAAACTAACCTAACAACTGTAACCTTAGCCGTTCCTATCCGCAACCGCAATTCCCAAATTGCCGGCGTTTTGTTTGGCAAAATAAATCTCAATTTTCTTGATCATATTCTTTCTCGAACCCTTGTCGGCAAAACCGGCTACACATACATTCTCGATAACCGCGCCGTATTGATCGCAAAAAAAGACACCAATCTCAACAACTTTAAAACCCAAACTTTAAAAGATCAACCTTTTGTTAAAACCTTATTTCAAACTGCCGTTTCTGCAACCAATCAACCCCCAATAATTTATCAAGGATTAAATGGTAAACAAGTTTTGGGAAGTGCAACCCTAGTACGGCGGATGCAGTGGTTAGTTGTCGTAGAGTTACCCACAAAAGAAGCTTATGAGCCGGTTATAAGAATGATTTTAGTGATGGTTAGCGCTACCGGCTTTAGCACATTATTAGCAGTTTTTGTCAGCCTGGCTTTTGCTAAATCTATTATAATTCCCCTCCAATTTTTAACAAAAGCAGCCTCCCAAATGAGTAGCGGGCAATTGAATACTCGCGTCCAAATTCGCAAAAAAAATGAACTGGGAACCCTTGGCGATTCTTTTAACGAAATGGCAAAACGCCTACAAGAGTCTTTTAACGAATTACAACAAAGCGAACAGAAAATCAGGCAATTTTTAGAAGCCTTGCCGATAGGCATCTTTATTATTGATAAACACGGCAATCCCTACTACGCTAACTCTCGCTCTACAGAATTACTCGGTCGAGGCATTACCAAAGACGAGAATTATGACCACTTACGAGAGATTTATCAAGCCTATCATATTGAAACAGGAGAAATTTATCCCCAAGAAAACGACCCCCTTTTTTGTGCCTTAAAAGGACAATGTACACGCATTGAAGATATGGAAATTCGCCAAAAAAATCAAAGTATTCCCCTTGAAGTTTGGGCCACTCCGATTTGTGATGAACAAGGCGAAGTTTTATATGCCATTGCCGCATTTACAGACATCACCCTTCGCAAAAAAGCCGAAAAATTATTAGCAGAATATAACCGTATTTTAGAACAGCAAGTTGCAGAACGAACCCAAGAATTATCCCAAGCCCTAGAAAACTTGCAAACAACCCAACAAGAACTAATTCAATCAGAAAAAATGGCAGCCCTTGGTCAAGTTGTGGCCGGTGTCGCCCATGAAGTCAATACACCCTTGGGAGCAATTCGATCCTCCGCCCAAAATATTGATGATTTCTTTCAAAAAAATTCCTTGAAATTGCCCGAATTTTTTCAAGAGATAACATCAGAAAATTTATATTACTTCTCAGCTATCCTAGAACAATCTCGCCAAATCTCGCCACCGCTTTCTACCAAAGAAAAACGCCAACTCAGAAAAGCTTTAATCTCCCGCCTTGAAGACCACAGCATCCCCAACTCAGACATCGTTGCCGATACCCTCGTAGACCTCAATTGTTATGACAAACTAGACTCATTTTTGCCTTTTTTACAGCAACCTGAAAGCCCAGAAATTTTACAAAAAATTTATGAAATATCAACCTTACAAAAAAGCACAGATACAATTCTTTTAGCCACAGACAAAGCCGCCAAAATAGTCTTTGCTTTAAAAACTTATAGCCGTTCTTCTTCTTCCGAAGAAAAAACCCTCATCCCTGTTAGCGAAGGCATAGAAACAGTCTTGACATTATATTCCAACTACCTAAAAAAAGGAGTAGAACTGATCCGAAACTATGAACCAAATTTGCCGCCAATTTTGTGTTACCCTGACGAACTAAATCAAGTTTGGACAAACTTAATTCACAATGCTATTCAAGCAATGGACTATAAAGGAGTCTTGGAAATTGCTATCCAAAAACAAGCCCAAAATATAGCCATCAGCTTTACCGATAATGGCCCCGGAATTCCCCCAGAAATTATGCCGAAAATTTTTCAGCCATTTTTCACTACAAAACCGGCCGGTGAAGGCACAGGTTTAGGATTAGATATTGTTAGCAAAATTATCGAAAAACACAGCGGAAAAATCACCGTCGAAAGTCAACCAGGCCAAACCACATTTACCATTTGGTTGCCCATCTAA
- a CDS encoding diguanylate cyclase domain-containing protein — protein MNNNSGNVKKPDILVVDDVPENLRLLASILQSRGYRLRRVTNGKMALSAAHSAPPDLILLDIMMPDISGYEVCEKLKSSPDTSEIPVIFLSALDDVVDKIKGFQVGGVDYITKPFQVEEVIARIETQLTIVRQKNILSERNARLQEEILARQNAESALHRNQEFLAAVIDTNPNLIFVKNNEGIYSLVNLALANFYGMKVAEFVGKTDADLKVNKPCLEWLVEEDLEVSEMTEPKIIYKQPLTSITGEVRWFQIIKKPLLSLDGKPDGVLGVATDITERLVAEQNLWLQNEQERLLSSIVKQIRQSLRLEDILHTTVTKVRQFLRTNRVLIYRKHGKELYKVVVEASSNDAIKMLGTSVNQSLLIEMAGCLENCCSLDIRAIEDVNIAGLSGGVKSWLEEWEVQSQLAIPIAFARQSQAEVACSQRKLKFWQENSEVVPSCFLWGLLVAQQCETKRNWQPWEIEFLCALSDQVGIAIEQAELLGQLEAANFELQRLSNLDGLTGLANRRRFDEYLASEWLRQTLNQKALSLILCDVDFFKRYNDSYGHQAGDECLQNIAGAIDAAHKPEGLAARIGGEEFAVILPFELPEALEVAKKIHAHVRGLMIVHPDSSVCEYVTISVGVATTIPQPQGNLTELIEVADRTLYRAKQQGRNQVIAIEFTPDAG, from the coding sequence ATGAACAATAATTCAGGGAATGTCAAGAAACCGGATATTTTAGTGGTAGATGATGTGCCAGAAAATTTGCGTTTACTTGCGAGCATCTTGCAGAGTCGCGGCTATCGATTACGCCGGGTGACAAATGGCAAAATGGCGTTGAGTGCTGCTCATTCTGCACCGCCCGATTTAATTTTGCTAGATATTATGATGCCGGATATTAGTGGTTATGAGGTTTGTGAAAAGCTAAAATCTTCGCCCGATACTTCGGAAATTCCGGTAATTTTTTTGAGTGCTTTGGATGATGTTGTTGATAAAATTAAAGGCTTTCAAGTTGGTGGCGTAGATTATATTACAAAGCCTTTTCAGGTTGAAGAAGTGATAGCCCGAATTGAAACACAGTTAACGATAGTGCGTCAAAAAAATATATTGAGTGAGCGAAATGCGCGGCTTCAAGAGGAAATTTTAGCGCGGCAAAATGCTGAGTCTGCCTTGCACAGAAATCAGGAGTTTTTGGCGGCGGTTATTGATACGAATCCAAATTTAATTTTCGTAAAAAATAATGAGGGGATATACAGCCTGGTGAATCTAGCATTAGCAAATTTTTATGGAATGAAGGTTGCAGAATTTGTCGGCAAAACGGATGCTGATTTAAAGGTTAATAAACCGTGTTTGGAATGGTTGGTTGAAGAGGATTTAGAAGTGAGCGAAATGACGGAACCAAAAATAATTTATAAACAGCCGCTTACTTCTATCACCGGCGAAGTTCGCTGGTTTCAAATTATCAAAAAACCGCTGTTGTCGCTGGACGGAAAACCAGACGGTGTATTGGGGGTGGCAACGGATATTACTGAGCGTTTGGTGGCGGAGCAAAATTTGTGGTTGCAAAATGAACAAGAGCGTTTACTTAGTTCGATTGTTAAGCAAATTCGTCAGTCTTTACGTTTAGAGGATATTCTGCATACGACGGTGACAAAAGTTCGTCAGTTTCTCAGAACAAACCGCGTGCTAATTTATCGAAAGCATGGGAAAGAGCTTTATAAAGTTGTTGTGGAAGCAAGCTCTAATGATGCAATAAAAATGTTAGGAACGTCGGTAAATCAATCGTTGTTGATCGAGATGGCGGGGTGCTTAGAAAATTGCTGTTCGCTGGATATTAGAGCGATTGAAGATGTTAACATTGCCGGGCTATCGGGGGGGGTAAAAAGTTGGTTGGAAGAGTGGGAGGTACAATCTCAGCTTGCGATTCCGATTGCTTTTGCGCGGCAGAGTCAAGCGGAGGTAGCTTGCTCTCAAAGAAAACTTAAATTTTGGCAAGAAAATTCTGAGGTGGTGCCGAGTTGTTTTTTATGGGGGTTACTGGTGGCTCAACAGTGCGAAACAAAGCGAAATTGGCAACCTTGGGAAATTGAGTTTCTTTGTGCTCTTTCGGATCAGGTGGGGATTGCAATTGAGCAAGCTGAGTTGTTGGGGCAGCTTGAGGCGGCTAATTTTGAGTTGCAGCGTCTTTCTAATTTGGATGGTTTAACCGGCTTGGCAAATAGACGCCGGTTTGATGAATATTTGGCCAGTGAATGGTTGCGACAAACACTTAATCAAAAGGCGCTGTCTTTGATTTTATGCGATGTGGATTTTTTTAAACGTTATAACGATTCCTATGGTCATCAGGCGGGAGATGAGTGTTTGCAAAATATTGCCGGGGCAATTGATGCAGCGCACAAACCGGAGGGTTTAGCGGCGCGAATTGGCGGCGAAGAATTTGCGGTGATTTTGCCGTTTGAGTTGCCGGAAGCGTTAGAGGTGGCTAAAAAAATTCATGCTCACGTTAGGGGTTTGATGATTGTTCATCCTGATTCCTCTGTTTGCGAATATGTGACAATTTCTGTGGGTGTTGCGACGACGATTCCTCAGCCGCAAGGCAATTTAACTGAGTTAATAGAAGTTGCTGATCGGACGCTTTATCGGGCTAAACAACAGGGGCGCAATCAAGTGATAGCTATCGAATTTACCCCCGATGCTGGATAG
- a CDS encoding response regulator produces the protein MSEYLSDLTAKADILVVDDTPDNLRLLSTMLTEQGYQVRKSINGKLALTAASSHPPDLILLDIMMPDLSGYEVCEKLKADAKTRQIPVIFLSALDTAMDKVKAFEVGGVDYITKPFHLQEVLARVENQLTIQRQQQRISQQNMQLMQQNLQLLQEINARKKAQQELLQANEELKRSNAELEQFAYIASHDLQSPLQVIVGNADMLEWKYGEILGDKGSRYINQIVAAGMRMKQLIEDLLAYSRVGKGKSEFEPTDCLQVLQEVLENLQEEIAGNQAVIDYSELPVLMADKTQLLRLFQNLIGNGIKFHRPDVSPKIKISAEQKQSEWVFCIHDNGIGIETQNFDKIFELFQRLHNYDEYPGTGIGMTICKKIVERHQGRIWVESQVGEGSTFYFTLPG, from the coding sequence ATGAGTGAATATCTTTCTGACCTCACTGCTAAAGCAGATATTTTAGTGGTAGATGATACCCCCGATAACCTGCGGCTTTTATCAACAATGCTCACCGAGCAAGGCTATCAGGTGCGAAAATCAATTAATGGCAAACTGGCACTTACGGCAGCTTCTTCTCATCCACCGGATTTAATTTTACTTGATATTATGATGCCGGATCTTAGCGGCTATGAGGTGTGTGAAAAGCTGAAAGCGGATGCGAAAACTCGCCAAATTCCAGTGATTTTTTTGAGCGCTCTTGATACGGCGATGGATAAGGTAAAAGCTTTTGAAGTTGGAGGGGTGGATTATATTACAAAGCCTTTTCATCTTCAAGAAGTTTTGGCACGAGTTGAAAACCAACTCACCATTCAACGCCAACAACAGCGCATTAGTCAACAAAATATGCAATTGATGCAGCAAAATTTACAACTTTTACAAGAAATTAATGCCCGCAAAAAAGCTCAGCAGGAATTGTTGCAAGCGAATGAGGAGTTAAAACGCTCTAATGCTGAGTTAGAACAATTTGCTTATATTGCTTCCCATGATTTGCAGTCGCCTTTGCAAGTGATTGTGGGCAATGCGGATATGTTGGAATGGAAATATGGTGAAATTTTAGGGGATAAAGGTTCGCGTTATATCAATCAAATTGTTGCTGCCGGTATGCGGATGAAACAGCTTATTGAAGATTTGCTTGCTTATTCGCGGGTTGGCAAAGGTAAATCAGAGTTTGAGCCAACAGATTGTCTTCAGGTTTTGCAAGAAGTTTTGGAGAATTTGCAGGAAGAAATTGCGGGTAATCAAGCGGTTATTGATTATTCGGAATTGCCGGTTTTGATGGCTGATAAAACTCAATTGCTGCGGTTATTTCAAAATTTAATTGGCAATGGTATTAAGTTTCACCGGCCTGATGTTTCTCCAAAAATCAAAATATCGGCAGAACAAAAACAAAGCGAGTGGGTGTTTTGCATTCACGATAATGGCATTGGCATTGAAACTCAAAACTTTGATAAAATTTTTGAACTTTTCCAGCGCTTGCACAATTATGATGAGTATCCCGGCACCGGCATCGGTATGACAATTTGTAAGAAAATTGTCGAACGCCATCAAGGTCGCATTTGGGTAGAATCTCAAGTAGGTGAAGGCTCAACTTTTTATTTCACCCTGCCGGGATAA
- a CDS encoding response regulator: protein MINNQVNADKMDILVVDDTPINLRLLSNLLNERGYEVRKAISGKLALLAAASHPPDLILLDIMMPEMDGYEVCQQLKASPITCDVPVIFLSALDDVADKMKAFDCGGADYITKPFQVKEVMARVENQLTILQQKKQLKAQNIWLQKEIQERQETELLLKAQREKFQEALQELKRTQSQLVQTEKMSSLGQLVAGLAHEINNPVTFIGGNINHAYQYMQDLMDLIGLYQVEYPHQTPAIEEALELLDLAYVKGDLEKIIESMKVGVERIRNIIRSLQNFSRLDQAQVKPVDLHEGIDSTLILLQSRLINESGKSKIQVVKRFAELPRITCYPAEINQVFMNILANAIDALEEAIQKGFFVDKNPLITVCTKLEENDLVVVNISDNGMGISEEVKNQIFNPFFTTKPVGRGTGLGLSISYSIVVEAHGGQLNCFSIPGQGAEFKIALPLNVDKLIK, encoded by the coding sequence ATGATTAATAATCAAGTAAATGCGGACAAAATGGATATTTTAGTTGTAGATGATACGCCGATTAATCTGCGTTTGTTGTCCAATTTGTTGAATGAGCGGGGCTATGAAGTGCGGAAAGCGATTAGTGGTAAATTAGCTTTGCTGGCGGCTGCTTCTCATCCTCCAGATTTAATTTTGCTGGATATTATGATGCCAGAAATGGATGGCTATGAGGTTTGCCAGCAGTTGAAGGCTTCGCCGATTACTTGTGACGTTCCAGTGATTTTTTTAAGTGCTTTGGATGATGTGGCTGATAAGATGAAAGCTTTTGATTGCGGTGGGGCTGACTATATCACTAAACCTTTTCAAGTTAAAGAAGTGATGGCACGGGTGGAAAATCAATTGACGATTTTGCAACAAAAAAAACAATTAAAAGCGCAAAACATTTGGCTGCAAAAAGAAATTCAAGAACGCCAGGAAACCGAGCTTTTGTTAAAAGCTCAAAGAGAGAAATTTCAGGAAGCTTTACAAGAACTAAAACGCACTCAGTCGCAATTGGTACAAACTGAAAAAATGTCGTCTTTGGGACAGTTGGTGGCGGGACTGGCTCACGAAATTAATAATCCGGTTACGTTTATTGGGGGTAATATTAACCATGCTTATCAATATATGCAAGATTTGATGGATTTGATTGGGCTTTACCAGGTGGAATATCCGCACCAAACTCCAGCCATTGAGGAAGCTTTGGAATTGCTAGATTTAGCTTATGTGAAGGGAGATTTGGAAAAGATAATTGAATCAATGAAAGTCGGGGTAGAACGCATCCGCAATATTATTCGATCACTACAAAATTTTTCGCGGCTGGATCAGGCGCAGGTGAAGCCGGTGGATCTCCATGAGGGAATTGATAGCACTTTAATTTTGCTGCAAAGTCGCCTGATTAATGAGTCGGGAAAATCCAAAATTCAGGTCGTTAAGCGTTTTGCTGAACTACCCCGAATTACTTGCTATCCGGCGGAAATTAACCAAGTGTTTATGAATATTTTAGCTAATGCTATTGATGCCCTGGAAGAAGCAATACAAAAGGGCTTTTTTGTGGATAAAAACCCCCTGATTACAGTTTGTACTAAGTTGGAGGAAAATGATTTAGTTGTGGTAAATATTTCTGATAATGGTATGGGAATAAGTGAGGAGGTAAAAAACCAAATTTTTAACCCTTTTTTTACTACAAAGCCTGTAGGGCGTGGCACCGGCTTGGGGCTGTCTATTAGCTATTCAATTGTTGTGGAAGCTCATGGCGGTCAGTTAAACTGTTTTTCAATACCCGGACAAGGGGCAGAGTTTAAAATCGCTCTTCCTTTGAATGTGGACAAACTTATCAAATAA
- a CDS encoding response regulator, translating to MNKPIIICVDDEPTILQSLKIELKKNLSENYFIETCETGQDALDLLEELLQEKREIPVIISDYLMPGIKGDEFLKQVHNCSPQTLKILLTGQADLAAVSNAIKYAKLYRYIPKPWQPEDLSLTVKEALRSYAQEKQIAQQNLTLQRLNQQLENLVEQRTADLRLSEEKFAKAFKNSPNPITITRLSDGCHLEVNDAFCQNLGYTPQELIGHTALELGFWVNLKDRIGLFQALQKNGSIHNYEFDFRTKNGQIKTGLLSAEIIEIAGETCVISVSQDITQRKITEIALQKAKEEADKANRAKSQFLSNMSHELRTPLNAILGFTQLLTRDTTLKPEHQQQLEIISRSGEHLLNLINNILQMSKIEVGLITLDKNPFDLYQLLKTLEEMLRLQAQKKHLQLIFDLSPDLPQYINTDESKLRQILLNLLGNAIKFTTEGGVILRAKKQSSPQNYAELLTILFEIEDSGPGIATDEITELFTPFIQTESGRKSQEGTGLGLPISRQFIKLMNGDISVSSILNQGTIFKFHIQTEPVHSIEIQATTTKQRAISIAPNQPEYRILVVDDRLESRLLLVKLLESLGFKAKEAENGLKAIEIWSEWEPHLIWMDMRMPVMDGYEATKQIKSHLKGQATVIIALTASAFEEEKSIVLSAGCQDFVAKPFREEVILEKMTKYLGVQYTYQQPTPTNAPQNTTQPNTQTQTTNTSFTLQASSLNNIPEQWIDELYNAALSIDDEKIIELLSELPPHHTPLATAITNLVENFRCDQILDLIEEYKNSQPLSPT from the coding sequence ATGAACAAACCCATAATTATCTGCGTAGACGACGAACCCACCATCTTACAAAGCTTAAAAATAGAACTCAAAAAAAACCTCTCAGAAAACTACTTTATAGAAACCTGCGAAACCGGCCAAGACGCCCTAGACTTGCTCGAAGAACTCCTGCAAGAAAAGCGAGAAATTCCCGTCATCATTTCCGACTATCTCATGCCCGGAATCAAAGGAGATGAATTCTTAAAACAAGTCCACAATTGCTCCCCCCAAACCCTCAAAATCTTACTCACCGGCCAAGCCGATCTCGCCGCCGTCAGCAACGCCATCAAATACGCCAAACTATACCGCTACATCCCCAAACCCTGGCAACCCGAAGACCTCTCCCTAACCGTCAAAGAAGCCCTCCGCAGCTACGCCCAAGAAAAGCAAATAGCCCAACAAAACCTCACCCTCCAACGGCTCAATCAACAACTAGAAAACCTAGTCGAACAACGCACAGCAGACCTCCGTCTTTCCGAAGAAAAATTTGCCAAAGCCTTCAAAAACTCCCCCAACCCAATTACCATTACCCGCCTCAGCGATGGCTGTCATTTAGAAGTCAACGACGCCTTTTGCCAAAACCTCGGTTATACCCCCCAAGAACTCATCGGTCACACAGCCCTTGAACTAGGCTTTTGGGTCAACTTAAAAGACCGTATAGGTCTTTTTCAAGCCTTACAAAAAAACGGCTCCATTCATAACTATGAATTCGACTTTCGCACCAAAAACGGCCAAATAAAAACCGGCCTACTCTCCGCAGAAATCATCGAAATAGCCGGTGAAACCTGCGTCATTTCCGTTAGCCAAGATATCACCCAAAGAAAAATCACAGAAATCGCCCTTCAAAAAGCAAAAGAAGAAGCCGACAAAGCCAACCGCGCCAAAAGCCAATTCCTCTCAAACATGAGCCACGAATTGCGAACCCCCCTCAACGCAATTTTAGGATTCACCCAACTTTTAACCCGCGACACCACCCTCAAACCCGAACACCAACAACAACTAGAAATCATCAGCCGTAGCGGAGAACACCTCCTCAACCTCATCAACAACATCCTCCAAATGTCAAAAATAGAAGTTGGGTTAATCACACTAGATAAAAACCCCTTCGACCTCTACCAACTCCTCAAAACCCTCGAAGAAATGCTCCGCTTACAAGCCCAAAAAAAACACCTCCAGCTAATCTTTGACCTCTCCCCCGACCTCCCCCAATACATAAACACCGACGAAAGCAAACTCCGCCAAATCCTCCTCAACCTATTAGGAAACGCCATCAAATTCACCACAGAAGGCGGCGTAATACTCCGCGCCAAAAAACAATCATCCCCCCAAAATTATGCCGAGTTACTAACCATATTATTTGAAATAGAAGACAGCGGCCCCGGCATCGCCACCGACGAAATCACAGAACTATTTACACCATTCATCCAAACCGAAAGCGGCAGAAAATCCCAAGAAGGAACCGGCCTCGGATTACCCATCAGCCGCCAATTTATTAAACTAATGAACGGCGATATATCCGTCAGCAGCATCCTTAATCAAGGCACAATATTCAAATTTCACATCCAAACAGAACCAGTACACTCCATCGAAATTCAAGCCACCACAACCAAACAACGAGCCATCAGCATCGCCCCAAACCAACCAGAATATCGCATCCTAGTCGTAGACGACCGCCTCGAAAGTCGCCTCTTACTCGTCAAACTATTAGAAAGCCTCGGATTTAAAGCCAAAGAAGCAGAAAACGGCCTCAAAGCCATCGAAATTTGGTCAGAATGGGAACCCCATTTAATTTGGATGGACATGAGAATGCCAGTCATGGACGGTTACGAAGCCACCAAACAAATCAAAAGTCATTTAAAAGGACAAGCCACCGTCATCATCGCCCTCACCGCCAGCGCCTTTGAAGAAGAAAAATCCATCGTACTATCCGCCGGCTGCCAAGATTTTGTCGCCAAACCCTTCAGAGAAGAAGTCATCCTCGAAAAAATGACAAAATATCTCGGAGTTCAATACACCTATCAACAACCAACCCCAACCAACGCCCCACAAAACACCACACAACCAAACACCCAAACCCAAACCACCAACACCTCATTTACCCTCCAAGCCTCCTCCTTAAACAACATCCCCGAACAATGGATCGACGAACTTTATAACGCCGCCCTCTCCATAGACGACGAAAAAATTATTGAACTCCTCAGCGAACTTCCCCCCCACCACACACCTCTTGCCACAGCCATCACAAACTTAGTTGAAAACTTTCGTTGCGACCAAATTCTTGATTTAATAGAAGAATATAAAAACTCCCAACCCCTATCACCAACCTAA